A single window of Candidatus Flexicrinis affinis DNA harbors:
- a CDS encoding aldose 1-epimerase family protein: MSIEPAWLLNDAERQAYALDNRQFMDARQATLPNGMRVVDVYNGSGLTYTLLPDRGLDVWAAHFNGTPLTWIAPGSPHPPDWGADWLRQFNGGLLTTCGLTHAGPPEVDTHTGEQRGLHGSYTRLSAQDVRVERDGRIVVSATVYESRLFQYHLRVNRRVTSAAGYPEIHVADEITNIGDLPAPLMVLYHINVGFPLIRPGTRWASASLVHPRDADARAGATAWDTYDAPSHGYREQVFFHAVRSDDKLRIANVVVHNRDFGLHVRYRHDALPYLTQWKNTGYGQYVCGIEPGNCIPEGQNAARDAGRLQTIAPGEAREVSVSLRVLPDERAVGIALAAVEKDRANGSPTPSCYLGDYPPVETA, encoded by the coding sequence GTGTCAATTGAACCGGCGTGGCTGCTGAACGATGCCGAACGGCAGGCGTATGCGTTGGATAACCGGCAGTTCATGGATGCGCGGCAAGCCACCTTGCCCAACGGCATGCGCGTTGTCGATGTCTACAACGGCAGCGGCCTGACCTACACGCTGCTGCCCGACCGCGGCTTGGATGTCTGGGCCGCGCACTTCAACGGAACACCCTTAACGTGGATCGCGCCCGGTTCTCCGCATCCACCGGACTGGGGCGCGGATTGGCTGCGACAGTTCAACGGCGGCCTGCTGACCACCTGTGGATTGACCCACGCCGGCCCACCCGAGGTCGACACACACACTGGCGAACAGCGCGGGTTGCACGGCAGCTACACGCGCCTGTCCGCGCAGGACGTCCGCGTTGAACGGGATGGCCGCATCGTGGTCAGCGCGACGGTCTACGAATCGCGGCTGTTTCAGTATCACCTCCGCGTCAACCGCCGCGTGACATCCGCCGCGGGCTATCCGGAAATCCACGTGGCTGACGAGATCACCAACATCGGCGACCTCCCGGCCCCGCTGATGGTGCTCTACCACATCAACGTCGGCTTTCCGCTGATACGTCCGGGAACCCGATGGGCGTCGGCAAGCCTTGTCCATCCACGTGATGCCGATGCCCGTGCCGGAGCGACCGCGTGGGATACCTACGACGCGCCATCACACGGCTATCGCGAGCAGGTGTTCTTTCACGCAGTACGCTCCGACGACAAGTTGCGAATCGCCAACGTCGTCGTCCACAATCGTGACTTCGGGCTGCATGTGCGCTATCGACACGACGCGCTGCCCTATCTGACGCAGTGGAAGAACACGGGTTACGGGCAGTACGTGTGTGGGATCGAACCCGGCAATTGTATTCCCGAAGGCCAAAATGCGGCACGAGATGCGGGCCGCTTGCAGACGATCGCGCCGGGCGAGGCGCGCGAGGTCAGCGTGAGCTTGCGCGTGCTGCCCGACGAACGCGCCGTCGGCATTGCGCTCGCGGCAGTGGAAAAAGACCGCGCGAACGGCTCGCCAACCCCATCGTGCTATCTCGGCGACTATCCACCTGTGGAGACTGCATAA
- a CDS encoding GTP-binding protein: MDVNNPTPLTIITGFLGAGKTTLLNRILSADHGLRIAVLVNDFGAVNIDSQLVVNVEGETYSLSNGCICCTIRDDLVKAVRDALGRPESPEYIIIETSGVSDPLEVALTLRAVNAVTIDSILTVIDAEQIESLQRENAVLAMNQVGMADIVILNKADLADADTLQRARQYINRVIPNSRVIETSHCDVPLPLILNVGMFDAARLAMREASEIHVHEAGHQPDHHHTDHTTVFSTWTWQDDRPVSLKALQRAIEQLPPAIYRVKGTLYLADKPDAPAILQVVGRRVSLGERGTWGGLPPHNELVFIASAGNLDAAALQSRLEGCLAENAPRSEIERLTNAALEWLRKLRPSDKPA; encoded by the coding sequence ATGGACGTCAACAACCCAACTCCACTCACAATCATCACCGGCTTTCTGGGCGCCGGCAAGACCACCCTGCTCAATCGCATTTTGAGCGCAGACCACGGCTTGCGGATCGCCGTACTCGTCAACGACTTCGGCGCAGTCAACATCGACTCGCAGTTGGTGGTCAATGTAGAAGGCGAGACTTACAGCCTTTCGAACGGGTGCATCTGCTGCACCATCCGTGACGACCTTGTCAAAGCTGTACGCGACGCGCTCGGCCGTCCGGAATCGCCGGAGTACATCATCATCGAGACGTCCGGCGTTAGCGATCCGCTGGAAGTCGCGCTGACGCTGCGTGCCGTCAATGCCGTCACCATCGACAGCATCCTCACGGTGATCGACGCCGAGCAGATCGAGTCTCTCCAGCGCGAGAACGCCGTGCTGGCGATGAATCAGGTCGGCATGGCGGATATCGTCATCTTGAACAAGGCCGATCTGGCAGACGCGGACACGCTCCAACGCGCCCGGCAGTACATCAACCGGGTCATCCCCAACTCGCGCGTCATCGAGACGTCGCATTGCGACGTGCCGCTGCCCCTCATCCTCAACGTCGGCATGTTTGACGCAGCCCGGCTTGCGATGCGCGAGGCCAGCGAAATCCACGTACACGAGGCGGGGCACCAACCCGACCATCACCACACGGACCACACGACGGTGTTCAGCACATGGACATGGCAGGACGATCGGCCGGTTTCGCTCAAGGCGCTGCAGCGGGCGATCGAACAACTCCCCCCTGCGATCTACCGCGTGAAAGGCACGCTGTACCTCGCCGACAAGCCCGACGCACCAGCCATCCTGCAAGTCGTGGGGCGGCGTGTATCGCTGGGCGAGCGCGGCACTTGGGGCGGACTGCCGCCGCACAACGAGCTGGTGTTCATTGCGTCGGCGGGCAACCTCGACGCCGCGGCCCTGCAGTCGCGGCTAGAAGGCTGTCTCGCGGAGAACGCGCCGCGCAGTGAAATCGAACGGCTGACTAACGCTGCGCTGGAGTGGCTGCGCAAACTGCGTCCGAGCGACAAGCCGGCCTGA
- a CDS encoding sugar kinase: MPLDLLCLGEAYVEITRTEIDRPLSKPGTFSGPYPSGGPCITAVQAARLGARAGIIAAIGSDPFGDSIRDQLEYDGVDTRGLVVLDDFPTAVVFNTSDPDLTETAPYVRQSAAGQLLPARLNLDLLDDLGCLHISASALMLNNNVLAAGYTAWEHAGFAGARRSLDLVVGAGPAAAHAYRMLTPFVETADVIRTTSTDFRRLTGADSASDWLLDWAEQRPGRIGLVTRAQRGSSVITADGHDGVPGFRVTETDAAGAGDCFSAGFLVRWMRGMPPTQAARFANACGALAVTQQGPMTGAMPLETVRIFMEGQRVN, encoded by the coding sequence ATGCCGCTTGACCTACTGTGCTTGGGGGAGGCGTACGTCGAGATCACGCGTACCGAGATCGATCGCCCGTTGAGCAAACCGGGCACGTTCAGCGGCCCGTATCCCAGCGGCGGCCCATGCATCACAGCCGTGCAAGCCGCGCGCCTGGGCGCTCGTGCCGGCATCATTGCAGCGATCGGCAGCGACCCGTTCGGTGACAGCATCCGTGACCAGCTTGAGTACGACGGCGTCGACACGCGCGGGCTGGTTGTCCTCGATGACTTCCCGACCGCGGTCGTCTTCAACACGTCCGACCCTGACCTCACCGAGACGGCGCCCTATGTTCGACAGTCTGCGGCGGGCCAACTACTGCCGGCACGCTTGAACCTCGACCTACTGGACGATCTCGGCTGCCTGCACATCTCTGCCAGTGCGCTCATGCTCAACAACAACGTCTTGGCGGCTGGCTACACCGCGTGGGAACACGCCGGATTTGCGGGCGCCCGCCGCAGCCTTGATCTCGTCGTCGGCGCCGGACCAGCCGCGGCTCACGCCTATCGCATGCTCACCCCGTTTGTCGAGACAGCCGACGTCATCCGTACAACCAGCACCGACTTCCGCCGGCTTACCGGGGCCGACAGCGCCAGCGATTGGCTGCTGGATTGGGCCGAACAGCGTCCCGGTCGTATCGGGTTGGTAACGCGCGCGCAGCGCGGCTCGTCGGTCATCACGGCCGACGGCCACGACGGCGTCCCCGGCTTCCGCGTCACCGAAACCGACGCAGCAGGGGCGGGTGACTGCTTCAGCGCGGGGTTCCTTGTCCGGTGGATGCGCGGTATGCCGCCAACTCAGGCCGCGCGCTTTGCAAACGCGTGCGGGGCGCTGGCAGTCACGCAGCAAGGCCCAATGACCGGTGCAATGCCGCTGGAGACTGTGCGCATCTTCATGGAGGGGCAGCGTGTCAATTGA